In Rheinheimera sp. MM224, one DNA window encodes the following:
- a CDS encoding multicopper oxidase family protein, which produces MSDLILRRAVSLALTGAALCSFVLQADQPRPLQDPPLLDIKRALLAPLTKAQQQAGAPQPDEASLNWDVVFTRSQLWNPNTNSWDQVNLRSYQGSKIDPKAPFVAPTLRVFPGETIRATLNNKLPVDPSCISHSEGVNSPHCFNGTNMHTHGLWINPAGNSDNVLISINPTVSFQYEYNIPADHPAGTFWYHPHRHGSTAIQVASGMAGALIIQGTRQPTKDRTGDIDLLLTSSPNQTFKERTMVFQQIQYGCYTKPTKPGEEPVLKIDAKGAYICDPTDVGEILDYAGFGPGGWSKSGRYTSINGAVQPFFADAKAGQVERWRMVHAGVRDSINLKVVKLTGQQLQGPVSAADEQKLLQKSCTGALVPQHQIAADGLTLSEIDSTEVTVFQPGYRWDTLMMFPEGGQYCVIDDAAAASANVDQTPSEPQLLGIVQVANSAGPVTSTIGQQLIQSAKINISPDMQNAVISDLQTGLKLSHFIPHPSLPETPNKQHLEFNIETVVDSETKEKVTLFEIDGEPYKPGRIDRDLILGNTDEWILTSKLASHPFHIHVNPFQVVAVLDPNGKDVSGDDAVDDFDTSKKLPDPQYRGIKGKWKDTMWVKNAMGKSYTVIVRTKYQRYIGDFVLHCHILDHEDQGMMQNVRISLPSATGGVSKGHH; this is translated from the coding sequence ATGTCAGACCTTATTCTTCGCCGTGCAGTCAGTCTTGCACTTACAGGGGCCGCTTTGTGCAGTTTTGTATTGCAGGCCGATCAACCTCGTCCCTTGCAAGACCCGCCCCTATTGGATATTAAAAGAGCCCTATTGGCACCACTGACCAAAGCACAACAACAAGCCGGAGCGCCACAACCTGATGAAGCCAGCCTGAACTGGGATGTTGTGTTTACCCGCAGCCAGTTGTGGAATCCAAATACCAACAGTTGGGATCAGGTGAATTTACGCAGCTATCAGGGTAGTAAAATTGATCCTAAAGCACCTTTTGTCGCTCCTACTTTGCGGGTATTTCCCGGCGAAACCATCAGAGCCACTTTAAACAATAAGTTGCCTGTTGATCCAAGTTGCATCAGCCATAGCGAAGGAGTAAACAGCCCACATTGTTTTAATGGCACCAATATGCACACCCATGGTTTGTGGATTAATCCTGCGGGCAACAGCGACAACGTGCTGATTTCTATCAACCCTACAGTGTCGTTTCAATACGAATACAATATTCCGGCTGACCATCCAGCTGGTACTTTCTGGTACCACCCACATCGTCATGGCTCTACAGCCATTCAGGTCGCAAGCGGTATGGCTGGAGCTCTGATCATTCAGGGCACCCGCCAACCGACGAAAGACCGCACTGGTGACATCGATCTGTTATTAACCAGCTCTCCCAACCAGACCTTTAAAGAACGCACCATGGTGTTTCAGCAAATTCAGTATGGCTGTTACACCAAGCCGACCAAACCAGGTGAAGAGCCAGTACTGAAAATCGATGCCAAGGGTGCTTATATCTGCGACCCGACCGATGTCGGCGAAATACTGGATTACGCCGGATTTGGCCCGGGCGGCTGGAGTAAATCTGGCCGCTACACCAGTATCAATGGCGCAGTACAGCCCTTTTTTGCCGACGCCAAAGCAGGTCAGGTCGAACGCTGGCGTATGGTGCATGCCGGGGTACGTGACAGTATCAATTTAAAAGTCGTAAAACTGACTGGTCAGCAATTGCAAGGCCCGGTTTCTGCGGCTGATGAGCAAAAATTACTGCAAAAGTCCTGTACCGGTGCTTTAGTGCCACAGCATCAAATAGCAGCAGATGGTTTAACGCTCAGCGAAATAGATTCCACTGAAGTCACAGTATTTCAGCCGGGTTACCGCTGGGATACGCTGATGATGTTTCCTGAAGGCGGGCAATATTGTGTCATAGACGATGCGGCCGCAGCGTCGGCCAACGTCGATCAAACCCCATCTGAACCACAACTACTGGGTATAGTACAAGTGGCAAATTCAGCTGGGCCAGTGACGTCCACTATAGGTCAACAGTTAATCCAAAGCGCCAAAATTAATATCAGCCCTGATATGCAAAATGCCGTGATAAGCGACTTACAGACAGGCCTGAAATTAAGCCATTTTATCCCTCACCCATCCTTGCCGGAAACCCCGAATAAACAGCATCTGGAGTTTAATATAGAGACAGTGGTGGATAGCGAAACTAAGGAAAAAGTGACCCTTTTTGAAATAGATGGTGAACCTTACAAACCCGGCCGTATCGACCGGGACCTGATTTTAGGCAACACCGACGAATGGATTTTGACCTCAAAACTGGCCAGCCATCCGTTTCATATTCACGTGAATCCATTTCAGGTAGTGGCTGTGTTGGATCCGAATGGTAAAGACGTCAGCGGCGACGATGCAGTAGATGATTTTGACACCAGCAAAAAATTGCCCGATCCGCAGTACAGAGGCATAAAAGGTAAATGGAAAGATACTATGTGGGTAAAAAATGCCATGGGTAAATCCTACACTGTGATAGTCCGCACTAAATACCAGCGTTATATCGGTGATTTTGTATTGCATTGCCATATTCTGGACCATGAAGATCAGGGCATGATGCAAAATGTGCGTATCAGCCTGCCAAGCGCCACGGGTGGAGTCAGCAAAGGCCACCACTAA